A part of Tessaracoccus timonensis genomic DNA contains:
- a CDS encoding MarR family transcriptional regulator — protein MKTSHSQLTPFVRSDAVGAILAELLGHPDRELSLSELGRRTGVSAPVVHREVSRLVDNDVLLDRYEGRNRLVRANEEHALFTLMRDLIAATYGPVPVLRELFDEVEGIDQALIYGSWAARRAGLSGPYPNDIDVLVIGSTPRKLLATVAARAEERLSLPVNVTRLSPDDWSADTPSPFVATLRERPFVDIVTGDVHE, from the coding sequence GTGAAGACATCGCACTCGCAGTTGACGCCCTTCGTCCGCTCGGACGCCGTCGGCGCCATTCTTGCTGAGTTGCTCGGGCACCCTGACCGGGAGCTCTCGCTCTCCGAACTCGGACGGCGTACTGGAGTGAGCGCGCCGGTCGTGCACAGAGAGGTGAGCAGGCTCGTCGACAATGACGTGCTACTCGATCGTTACGAAGGACGTAACCGCCTCGTTCGCGCAAATGAGGAGCACGCGCTGTTCACCTTGATGCGCGATCTGATTGCCGCAACCTATGGGCCGGTACCTGTGCTTCGCGAGCTCTTTGACGAGGTCGAGGGCATCGATCAGGCGCTCATCTACGGCTCATGGGCAGCTCGCAGAGCGGGCCTTAGCGGCCCGTATCCCAATGACATCGATGTGCTCGTGATCGGTTCGACGCCACGGAAACTACTCGCCACGGTCGCAGCACGAGCAGAAGAGCGCCTATCGCTCCCCGTGAACGTGACGAGGCTCAGCCCGGATGATTGGAGTGCGGACACACCGTCACCGTTTGTAGCTACCCTCAGAGAACGTCCATTCGTAGACATCGTCACGGGTGATGTTCATGAGTAG
- a CDS encoding DNA-directed RNA polymerase subunit beta produces the protein MREFHKPIRRPGDFIEALKPSSGPSESLAHDSADAFLHRVRASKDPALAGRIVEYAQEHGVDDVAELWAESAPDTLPGALWRLYLLRHVVASDAALAGLRFRHGLAAASERDVVVAGAPHAPSPDEVVELANTIFRGAFAGDFAVALYRAASFARIEAAGAEDLGREDERRVSERFTSLAEELEHAAKLWLQGRLA, from the coding sequence GTGCGAGAGTTTCACAAGCCAATTCGACGTCCCGGCGACTTCATCGAGGCGCTGAAGCCCTCGAGCGGTCCGTCGGAATCGTTAGCGCACGATTCCGCGGATGCCTTCCTCCACCGCGTGCGTGCGTCGAAGGATCCGGCGCTGGCTGGGCGCATCGTCGAGTATGCGCAGGAACACGGGGTCGACGACGTGGCTGAGCTCTGGGCGGAGTCCGCGCCGGACACCTTGCCTGGGGCATTGTGGCGGCTGTACTTACTCCGGCACGTGGTCGCTTCCGACGCGGCGCTGGCCGGGCTGCGGTTCCGCCATGGGCTCGCAGCGGCCTCCGAGCGTGACGTCGTCGTCGCCGGCGCACCTCATGCGCCCTCACCCGACGAGGTGGTTGAGCTCGCGAACACCATCTTTCGAGGCGCGTTCGCGGGTGACTTCGCCGTCGCGCTCTACCGGGCCGCTTCGTTCGCGCGCATCGAGGCTGCGGGCGCGGAAGACCTCGGGCGCGAGGATGAACGTCGCGTATCTGAGCGCTTCACCTCCCTCGCGGAGGAACTGGAACACGCGGCCAAGCTCTGGCTGCAAGGACGGCTCGCGTAG
- a CDS encoding HEPN domain-containing protein, whose amino-acid sequence MSSVIEDMLANRRLERVHPNGAHAHYVIRMAQQHLETARLLARTADLSMAFTAAYDGARKALSAVLSVEGLRVRPIGGAHRNTGIAAAVFVDDASLDEFDWMRQVRNATEYPDPSRPPATSQDLSEAIESAKAIVDACAIYVANAASA is encoded by the coding sequence ATGAGTAGCGTCATCGAGGACATGCTCGCCAATCGCCGGCTGGAGCGTGTCCACCCCAATGGAGCGCATGCGCACTACGTCATCCGCATGGCACAGCAGCACCTCGAAACAGCCAGGCTACTCGCACGAACAGCTGATCTTTCGATGGCATTCACCGCCGCATACGACGGAGCTCGCAAGGCCTTGTCCGCGGTGCTCTCCGTCGAGGGGTTACGGGTGCGACCCATTGGCGGCGCTCATCGCAACACAGGCATCGCAGCTGCAGTATTCGTCGACGATGCCTCGCTCGACGAATTTGATTGGATGCGTCAGGTTCGCAACGCGACGGAGTATCCCGACCCCTCACGCCCACCGGCTACTTCGCAAGATCTCTCCGAGGCCATCGAATCGGCGAAGGCCATCGTGGATGCCTGCGCTATCTACGTCGCTAACGCTGCTTCTGCATGA